A genomic segment from Sparus aurata chromosome 10, fSpaAur1.1, whole genome shotgun sequence encodes:
- the LOC115590379 gene encoding gastrula zinc finger protein XlCGF8.2DB-like — protein sequence MMVAFLKQEVDSPQCPMDISWVETENLVILVKGALMSHGSDSGSLTVSLLCIPDRSVQVEVDYSKQSYNTLMPSQRSPAENSPESQAEDSPEPEAEDSPESQAEDSPGLETEDSPEPEAEDNYDVWSETKEPQSFSCCECGKRFNYQCHLDRHRRIHTGEKPFSCRECCKRFTQQQNLIRHTMIHTGEKPYSCLECGKRFTQQQNLIRHTKIHTGEKPFSCGECGKRFSQKQDLIRHRRIHTGEKPYSCGECCQRFNYPGDLKRHRRTHSGEKPFSCCECGKRFSTQPTLIRHMRIHTGEKPFSCGECCQKFNFQGDLQRHRKIHTGEKPFSCGECGKRFTRQQNLISHTKIHTG from the exons ATGATGGTGGCTTTCTTGAAGCAGGAG GTCGACTCTCCTCAGTGTCCAATGGACATCAGCTGGGTTGAGACTGAGAACCTGGTCATCCTGGTGAAGGGGGCTTTAATG AGTCATGGAAGTGACTCTGGATCTTTGACTGTCAGCCTGCTTTGCATTCCTGATCGCTCAGTTCAGGTTGAGGTTGATTATTCAAAGCAGTCCTACAACACACTTATGCCCAGTCAGAGGAGCCCAG ctgaaAACTCTCCTGAAtctcaggctgaagactctcctgaacctgaagctgaagactctcctgaatctcaggctgaagactctcctggaCTTGAGAcagaagactctcctgaacctgaagctgaagacaattATGATGTTTGGAGTGAGACCAAAGAACCTCAGTCATTtagttgttgtgaatgtggtaaaagattcaactACCAGTGCCATCTCGACAGACACAGaaggattcacacaggagagaaaccgtttaGTTGTCGTGAATGTTGTAAAAGATTCACccaacagcaaaatcttatcagacacacgatgattcacacaggagagaaaccatataGCTGTcttgaatgtggtaaaagattcactcaacagcaaaatcttatcagacacacaaagattcacacaggagagaaaccgttcagttgtggtgaatgtggtaaaagattcagccaAAAGCAAGATCTTATCAGACACAGgaggattcacacaggagagaaaccatatagttgtggtgaatgttgTCAAAGGTTCAACTACCCGGGTGATCTTAAGAGACACAGAAGGACTCActcaggagagaaaccatttagttgttgtgaatgtggtaaaagattcagcaCACAGCCAACTCTTATCAGACACATgaggattcacacaggagagaaaccatttagttgtggtgaatgttgTCAAAAATTCAACTTCCAGGGCGATCttcagagacacagaaagattcacacgggagagaaaccatttagttgtggtgaatgtggtaaaagatttacccgacagcaaaatcttatctcccacacaaagattcacacaggatag
- the LOC115590380 gene encoding uncharacterized protein LOC115590380, translating to MEKQVVLKVKVYQVKVDSEVEYVQLPCKTTVHLPEYAKVEWRDSYNRKVHVYQNGSDQSEEQDNGYRGRTVLKRNLLAPGDLSLTLKYPTDWDRDIYTCTVYNKLEHILLEKQVELKGVESVQLPFKTAPDLPEDAKVKWRDKDDMKVHVYTNKSDQPEEQHQNYKDRTEMKKDLLKTGDLSLTLKYPKETDTGRYWCGVINKDVLRGKTVKLKVKGRSQIKDKTVDIRKRSSSTDLTLIRLL from the exons tctaccaggtgAAGGTGGATTCAGAGGTGGAGTatgtccagctgccctgcaaaaccacagttcaCCTGCCTGAATATGCTAAAGTGGAGTGGAGGGACAGTTACAACAGGaaggtccatgtgtatcagaacggttctgaccaGTCTGAAGAACAGGACAATGGTTACAGAGGTCGAACAGTGTTGAAGAGAAACCTGCTAGcacctggagacctcagtctgaccctgaaatatcCCACAGACTGGGACAGAGACATCTACACCTGCACTGTCTACAACAAGTTAGAACACATATTGCTGGAGAAACAAGTGgagctgaag ggggtggagtctgtccagctaCCCTTCAAAACTGCACCTGACCTGCCTGAAGATGCTAAAGTGAAGTGGAGGGACAAAGATGACATGAAGGTCCATGTGTATACGAACAaatctgaccagcctgaagaacagcacCAGAATTACAAagaccgaacagagatgaagaaagacctgctgaagactggagacctcagtctgaccctgaaataccccaaagagacagacacaggaagatACTGGTGTGGAGTCATCAACAAGGACGTCCTGAGAGGGAAAACAGTAAAGctcaaagtcaaag GGAGAAGTCAGATCAAAGATAAAACAGTGGACATCAGGAaaagaagcagctccactgatctGACACTGATCCGACTCCTCTGA